A genomic stretch from Edaphobacter aggregans includes:
- a CDS encoding O-antigen ligase family protein, producing MPHLEKMMPTGFTTTSYVQRAFPLRYWLFVAYAVGVPTFINFDATNRTHEFGLFNAWSIATMFLTFSTAFLFLAITLLSKVKIVVRKIYFSSWIWGSLLILFLIASICEPHFRTQPNTGTDLYISVYRLGEWVLAFLLLLSIYSREPLESSANLMASLLGRICWAYIAIVWLVLPIAPHLAYSIDPTVSVARLGGILIHPDTLATLAGIACFHALLRLSGVMRVSAFCIAFITNVLTYSRSGAVVLLFALALYVIFFGRGLVRFIGGIVSVLMLGGIILYANRIVDYLARGNGLKNIASLSDRTYVWSDAVEGFKLRPLLGYGFMSGAKNALKEHWKYSHWVPPHTHNELLQALLSGGILAAILVLCLFLNALWCSVRLSRIGPTYRLFLFALVQLTLFAILAPLVTIQFGVTAAAFTISFVAVVDHKKLQDRTAQAKLRNSFREIVDIG from the coding sequence TTGCCGCATTTAGAAAAAATGATGCCAACTGGGTTTACTACAACAAGCTATGTTCAACGAGCCTTTCCATTAAGATACTGGCTCTTTGTCGCATATGCGGTAGGGGTTCCCACGTTCATCAATTTTGACGCTACCAACCGCACGCATGAGTTTGGCTTATTTAATGCTTGGTCTATAGCGACAATGTTCCTCACTTTTTCCACCGCTTTTCTGTTTTTAGCTATCACTTTACTTAGCAAAGTGAAGATTGTTGTGAGAAAGATTTATTTCTCTAGCTGGATATGGGGATCACTGCTTATTCTCTTCCTTATAGCCTCAATTTGTGAGCCCCATTTCCGCACTCAGCCCAACACGGGTACCGATCTCTATATCAGCGTGTATCGACTTGGAGAGTGGGTCTTGGCATTTTTATTGCTCCTCTCTATTTATAGTAGGGAGCCCCTTGAGAGTAGTGCCAATCTGATGGCATCTCTACTAGGCCGCATATGCTGGGCATATATAGCGATCGTTTGGCTGGTGCTGCCCATAGCTCCCCACCTCGCATATTCGATCGACCCTACGGTTTCGGTTGCTCGTCTAGGAGGCATTCTTATTCACCCTGACACCCTTGCAACTCTCGCAGGGATAGCATGCTTTCATGCCCTGCTTCGACTATCTGGAGTAATGCGGGTCTCTGCTTTTTGCATCGCGTTTATTACCAATGTTTTAACCTACTCAAGAAGCGGTGCAGTAGTTCTTTTGTTCGCGCTGGCCCTGTACGTCATTTTCTTTGGCCGTGGCCTTGTTCGCTTTATCGGTGGTATCGTTTCAGTTCTGATGCTAGGCGGTATCATTTTGTATGCTAATCGTATTGTCGACTATTTAGCTCGAGGTAACGGACTCAAGAACATCGCCTCGCTGTCGGACAGAACCTACGTCTGGAGTGACGCCGTCGAGGGCTTTAAGCTGAGACCCCTTCTGGGATATGGTTTCATGAGCGGCGCCAAAAATGCACTGAAAGAGCACTGGAAGTACTCGCACTGGGTTCCGCCCCACACTCACAATGAATTACTCCAAGCTCTCCTCTCCGGAGGAATCTTGGCAGCCATTCTTGTTCTATGTTTATTCCTAAATGCCCTTTGGTGTTCCGTTCGTCTATCTCGGATAGGCCCAACATATAGGCTTTTCCTGTTTGCGCTAGTTCAACTTACGCTTTTCGCCATCCTGGCCCCTCTGGTGACAATCCAATTTGGAGTTACTGCGGCGGCGTTCACCATATCATTCGTTGCCGTCGTGGACCATAAAAAGTTACAGGACAGGACGGCGCAAGCAAAACTCCGAAACAGCTTTCGCGAAATTGTAGATATAGGATGA
- a CDS encoding acyltransferase family protein, protein MGEGTMSREDQRQFSSLETLRFFASLIIVAFHYTFYIFRHDLFKGYLAVDLFFVLSGFVITLAYQARIHSTRSYGVFIKKRIARLYPLHLLTLLLYLAIALAATHGMVRVDNPAKYNLHEFFANLTLTHAWGFAHGFSFNVVSWSISAEFAAYLLFPLILWLMSRGLIAGIIILSIIYSSAFLFSIYIMHLPLTKLDWQFGIARAIPGFALGVWLRLYLPLFSSKLPKPAAIWLFYFSLFLFTSCILFSLNDYLGMASASALVMFAAINDSMGQSHIISHPILSQRGELTYSLYMVHPLVASVFIAGIFLRIFGDSMIAVYGSIFVAFAIALVLSTLCHKYFELPLQRLVLQLGQKKSVSALPVTSSSELPAPDRV, encoded by the coding sequence ATGGGAGAAGGTACGATGTCGAGAGAAGATCAAAGGCAGTTCTCTAGCCTTGAGACGCTGCGATTCTTTGCGAGCCTAATCATTGTAGCTTTTCACTACACATTCTATATTTTTCGACATGATTTGTTTAAAGGTTATCTGGCTGTCGACTTGTTTTTTGTTCTCTCAGGTTTCGTCATCACTTTAGCTTATCAGGCACGGATTCATAGTACGAGATCGTATGGCGTCTTTATCAAGAAGCGTATTGCCCGGCTCTACCCGCTCCATCTGTTGACGCTTTTGCTGTACCTAGCGATTGCTCTCGCTGCAACTCACGGCATGGTGCGTGTAGACAATCCGGCAAAATATAACCTGCATGAGTTCTTCGCCAATCTCACCCTTACTCACGCGTGGGGCTTCGCCCATGGCTTTTCTTTCAACGTCGTGAGTTGGTCAATCAGTGCGGAATTTGCAGCGTATCTCTTGTTTCCTCTTATATTATGGCTTATGAGCCGCGGGCTAATCGCTGGCATCATTATTCTTTCTATTATTTACTCTTCCGCATTTCTATTCTCCATATACATAATGCATCTTCCGCTTACTAAGCTGGACTGGCAGTTCGGAATCGCAAGGGCTATTCCTGGTTTTGCTTTGGGTGTATGGCTTAGATTATACTTACCGCTTTTTTCGTCTAAGTTACCAAAACCAGCAGCTATATGGCTCTTTTATTTTTCGCTATTCTTATTCACGAGTTGCATACTCTTTTCGCTCAATGACTATCTTGGCATGGCCTCTGCGTCTGCATTAGTAATGTTCGCGGCGATCAACGACAGCATGGGCCAGTCGCACATTATTTCGCATCCAATTCTTAGCCAGCGTGGCGAGCTGACATACAGCCTTTACATGGTTCATCCATTGGTGGCATCCGTTTTTATCGCTGGTATTTTTTTGCGAATATTCGGAGATTCAATGATAGCTGTCTACGGGTCAATCTTTGTAGCTTTTGCAATCGCTCTCGTCCTTTCTACGCTCTGCCATAAGTATTTCGAACTCCCCCTACAGCGATTGGTCTTACAGCTAGGTCAGAAAAAATCTGTATCTGCGCTGCCCGTCACTTCATCATCTGAATTGCCAGCACCGGATCGAGTATAG
- a CDS encoding glycosyltransferase family 4 protein gives MRVLLSAYACLPNAGTEPGNGWNWAVHLAERGIDVHVLTVVEGRERIEEYSRDHPNSRIRFSYVELPTKRFKECSGMHYALWQWCAVKVARSLQETERFDIVHHVTYGSIHVPSQLWRVGIPVIFGPVGGGQTAPSSMLKHFGVAKRAEQFRTMITKALPYSPLHRIWLRKMSAILATNRDTLELIHSMGADAKLQFDAALPESFLASEPRIFDDQPKPLRLLWVGTMLPRKALTLTLDILANVHYPSTLTIVGNGIDSELLRQMIKDRGVNERVIWAGKRLPWADVRAAYLEHDAMLFTSLRDSCACQLLESMALGLPVITLDLHGARDLVPDAAGIKVPLSTPSKIVKDVAMAVECYAKLPGSERTKMSTEGWTFARTMTWNIRAKEAEQLYGKVIASTSTVHP, from the coding sequence GTGAGAGTTTTGCTTTCAGCGTATGCCTGCCTGCCAAATGCGGGCACGGAGCCTGGAAATGGCTGGAACTGGGCGGTTCATCTAGCTGAGCGCGGTATAGATGTACACGTGCTTACGGTAGTAGAAGGGAGGGAGAGGATTGAAGAGTATAGTCGTGATCATCCGAACTCAAGAATTCGGTTCTCCTACGTAGAATTGCCAACCAAGAGGTTTAAAGAATGCAGCGGAATGCACTATGCGCTGTGGCAGTGGTGTGCGGTTAAGGTAGCCAGATCGCTGCAGGAGACAGAACGATTTGATATCGTCCATCACGTTACCTATGGAAGCATCCATGTTCCGTCGCAACTATGGAGAGTGGGCATTCCAGTCATATTTGGTCCGGTTGGTGGGGGGCAAACGGCTCCATCGAGCATGCTTAAGCACTTCGGTGTGGCTAAGAGAGCGGAGCAATTCCGAACCATGATAACGAAGGCACTTCCGTATTCACCGCTCCATCGCATTTGGTTGCGTAAGATGAGTGCAATTTTAGCCACAAATCGGGATACGCTTGAGCTTATCCATTCAATGGGAGCCGATGCCAAACTCCAATTTGATGCGGCTTTGCCGGAAAGCTTTTTAGCGTCTGAGCCGCGAATTTTTGATGATCAGCCAAAGCCACTCCGTTTGCTATGGGTAGGAACCATGCTGCCGCGCAAAGCTCTAACATTGACCTTGGATATCTTGGCTAACGTGCACTACCCCAGTACTCTCACGATCGTCGGCAATGGAATTGACAGCGAATTACTAAGACAGATGATCAAGGATAGAGGTGTAAATGAGCGAGTGATCTGGGCGGGAAAAAGACTCCCGTGGGCGGATGTGAGGGCAGCTTATCTAGAACATGACGCCATGCTGTTTACTAGTTTGCGAGATTCATGTGCCTGCCAATTGTTGGAATCGATGGCTCTCGGGTTGCCGGTGATTACTCTGGACTTACACGGGGCACGAGATCTGGTTCCTGACGCTGCAGGAATTAAGGTTCCGCTCTCTACTCCCAGTAAGATCGTGAAAGATGTGGCGATGGCTGTGGAGTGCTACGCCAAGCTGCCCGGCTCGGAACGCACTAAGATGTCGACTGAAGGCTGGACGTTTGCGCGCACAATGACCTGGAACATTCGAGCCAAAGAAGCTGAGCAGTTGTATGGAAAAGTAATTGCATCAACCAGCACGGTCCATCCATAA
- a CDS encoding lipopolysaccharide biosynthesis protein, whose protein sequence is MNSIQNALVVAPMMSIGPKTTDDNRPHYFGAVVIQQLCLAILSFAGINLAVHAVAIYFRQPDLNQLSWPLSATVFAYLVQDFFRRYLFATKQRRRAFLNDAMSYVPQLLIIVLFAKAGRLTTPRALWTIAFTSVFGIVAGIVWLERISYSGGKLRSVISQHWKFSRWLVPSGMMEWTSSYLFLMAAPIYFGAVAAGALRSAQNIVGVAHIWFLGLENVVPAETARILHNNGIHAAEKYIMRIIAVWGTITGLFVLMIGVAPNFWLQLAYGTKYLQYGHLLRLYGFLYLLAFLGGPLRASLQALEFTAPIFWSYCVMTVFSIIFAVPFVKWFGLSGVIIGSIATQIIFQVILISSLVAKLSGLKQIHNSKIEMPML, encoded by the coding sequence GTGAATAGCATTCAGAATGCGCTTGTTGTCGCGCCAATGATGAGCATCGGCCCGAAAACAACGGATGATAACAGGCCTCATTATTTTGGCGCGGTCGTGATCCAGCAGTTGTGCCTTGCGATCCTGAGTTTTGCGGGCATTAATCTAGCGGTTCATGCTGTTGCAATTTATTTCCGCCAACCGGATCTGAATCAACTCTCCTGGCCTTTGTCTGCTACGGTCTTTGCGTATCTTGTTCAAGACTTCTTTCGCCGTTATTTGTTTGCAACAAAACAGCGCCGCCGAGCCTTTCTTAATGACGCGATGAGTTACGTTCCGCAGCTGTTGATCATTGTCTTATTTGCTAAGGCTGGTCGACTAACAACTCCTCGTGCGCTATGGACCATTGCCTTTACATCTGTGTTTGGTATCGTAGCTGGCATTGTCTGGCTTGAAAGAATTTCATATAGTGGCGGCAAACTCCGCTCCGTAATTTCACAGCATTGGAAGTTCTCCCGATGGCTTGTTCCCTCGGGGATGATGGAGTGGACTTCCAGCTATCTTTTTTTGATGGCTGCTCCCATCTACTTCGGCGCTGTGGCGGCCGGCGCTCTGCGCTCGGCGCAGAACATTGTTGGAGTCGCTCACATTTGGTTTCTTGGTCTAGAGAACGTGGTCCCGGCAGAGACAGCCCGTATTCTGCACAACAATGGCATCCATGCAGCAGAGAAGTACATCATGAGAATCATAGCCGTATGGGGAACAATCACCGGACTATTCGTGCTGATGATCGGTGTAGCACCGAACTTCTGGTTGCAACTGGCGTACGGCACAAAATACCTCCAGTATGGGCATCTCTTGAGACTCTATGGGTTTCTCTATCTATTAGCATTTCTAGGGGGCCCCCTTAGGGCATCGCTTCAAGCACTCGAATTCACTGCGCCAATTTTTTGGTCATATTGTGTCATGACGGTCTTCTCAATCATCTTTGCAGTACCTTTTGTGAAATGGTTTGGATTGAGCGGCGTTATTATTGGCTCCATCGCGACCCAGATTATCTTTCAAGTCATCCTAATCAGTTCCCTAGTTGCAAAGCTCAGTGGACTAAAGCAGATACACAATTCGAAGATAGAGATGCCAATGCTATGA
- a CDS encoding WecB/TagA/CpsF family glycosyltransferase — protein MTSILGIHVSASNYGSVVAKSLEWARSYDSRVLVFANVHVLMEAVDSPAYRDCLSQADIVSPDGVPLVWALRLLGKTEASRVYGPDCTIAMLKSAEERGVPVGFYGGSPEVLEALLGVVRRDYPLLQIPFAMSPPFRPLTPDEDDEAVEQIARSGARILFVGLGCPKQERWMIEHREKIPVVMFGVGAAFDFIAGIKPQAPRWMMNYGLEWIFRFATEPRRLARRYLKNNPRFVLLFIWQLLTGRTTVRREPGGEITNRLNLDTPHGGASD, from the coding sequence ATGACGAGCATTCTCGGGATACACGTTTCTGCAAGCAATTACGGATCTGTAGTTGCAAAGAGTCTTGAGTGGGCTAGGTCATACGACTCTCGTGTGCTCGTCTTTGCCAATGTTCATGTATTGATGGAAGCAGTGGATAGTCCGGCTTACCGCGACTGTTTGAGCCAAGCAGACATAGTTAGTCCCGATGGAGTCCCGCTGGTCTGGGCTCTTAGACTGTTAGGTAAGACTGAAGCATCCCGAGTGTATGGTCCTGACTGTACAATCGCCATGCTAAAGAGCGCCGAGGAAAGAGGAGTGCCGGTAGGTTTCTACGGGGGATCTCCAGAGGTTTTAGAGGCTCTACTGGGAGTTGTGCGACGCGACTATCCGTTACTGCAAATTCCCTTCGCGATGTCTCCTCCGTTTCGGCCATTAACTCCAGACGAAGACGACGAGGCGGTCGAGCAGATCGCCCGTTCCGGTGCACGTATTCTTTTTGTGGGCTTGGGTTGTCCAAAGCAAGAGAGGTGGATGATTGAGCATCGTGAGAAGATCCCGGTGGTCATGTTCGGGGTAGGTGCGGCCTTTGATTTTATTGCTGGCATCAAGCCGCAGGCGCCCAGGTGGATGATGAATTATGGCTTGGAGTGGATATTCCGTTTTGCTACGGAGCCGCGAAGACTGGCTCGGCGTTATCTCAAAAACAATCCCCGCTTCGTCCTCCTTTTCATTTGGCAACTGCTCACTGGTCGTACAACGGTACGGCGTGAGCCTGGAGGGGAAATTACTAACCGTTTGAATCTTGATACTCCGCACGGGGGCGCATCTGACTAA
- a CDS encoding glycosyltransferase family 4 protein produces the protein MIILSVNNSADIYGASRCLLRMMELFAKAGHEVHVVVPCTGPLVGLLEDKGIKVHIHKKLAIIERAQYASFAGKLMLLCRYPLSTLWLALLILRLNVDLVHTNTGVLPSPALAAKLTGRRHMWHIREFLSEFPSVWRVYQYYMCLLSTKVITISRTVQNQFAMGLQGRCRIVYDGLGEDAMTVNDDEVASFRSSIGDSYLLVGVVGRIKFVRKGQEVLVKAAALLRDKFPNSRYVIVGSAESGNKDHLVRLRELIHELQLDDYVILTGDVEDPRPLYAGFDVTVVPSVQPEPFGCVVMESMAAGTPVVGSRCGGIPEQIIDQKTGLLFTPGDEVDLARALERVMSDERLRLDMGRKSRQHFIEMFKMEETYRRLDQIFRGGIELDHVPVENADENEVAEISPSQNWS, from the coding sequence ATGATCATACTTTCCGTTAACAACTCTGCGGATATTTACGGAGCGAGCCGCTGCCTATTGAGGATGATGGAGCTGTTTGCTAAGGCTGGGCACGAAGTACACGTGGTTGTGCCATGCACCGGGCCGCTCGTCGGTCTCTTGGAAGACAAGGGTATTAAGGTTCATATTCACAAAAAGCTGGCCATTATCGAGAGGGCTCAATATGCTTCATTCGCAGGCAAGCTAATGCTGTTGTGCAGGTATCCACTGTCGACGCTGTGGCTAGCTCTGTTGATTTTGCGGCTTAACGTGGATCTTGTTCACACAAACACCGGGGTACTTCCTTCGCCAGCCCTTGCGGCGAAACTGACAGGTCGAAGACACATGTGGCACATTCGAGAGTTCCTCTCCGAGTTCCCATCTGTGTGGAGGGTATACCAGTACTATATGTGCTTGCTTTCTACCAAGGTAATCACGATTTCTCGTACAGTGCAGAACCAGTTCGCGATGGGGCTTCAAGGCCGCTGCAGAATCGTTTATGACGGTCTTGGGGAAGATGCAATGACTGTTAACGATGATGAAGTAGCCAGCTTTCGATCGAGTATCGGTGACTCGTATCTACTGGTCGGGGTGGTTGGAAGAATCAAGTTTGTACGAAAGGGGCAGGAAGTCCTGGTAAAGGCGGCTGCGCTTCTCCGAGATAAATTTCCAAATTCCAGATATGTAATCGTCGGTAGCGCGGAGTCGGGGAACAAGGATCACTTAGTGCGTTTGCGTGAACTCATCCATGAGTTGCAGTTGGATGATTATGTGATCTTGACAGGTGATGTGGAGGACCCGAGACCTCTTTACGCAGGCTTTGATGTGACTGTTGTACCGTCCGTCCAGCCGGAGCCGTTTGGCTGTGTAGTGATGGAGTCCATGGCCGCGGGGACCCCGGTGGTCGGCAGTCGGTGTGGTGGAATACCGGAACAAATTATCGACCAGAAGACAGGGTTGCTTTTCACTCCGGGCGATGAGGTTGATCTCGCTCGCGCATTGGAACGTGTGATGTCTGATGAGAGGTTGAGGCTGGATATGGGTCGTAAAAGCCGCCAGCATTTTATTGAAATGTTCAAGATGGAAGAGACCTATCGTCGTCTCGATCAGATATTTAGAGGAGGGATTGAGCTGGATCACGTTCCAGTGGAAAACGCTGACGAGAATGAAGTCGCGGAAATTTCGCCTTCTCAAAATTGGTCATAG
- a CDS encoding NAD-dependent epimerase/dehydratase family protein, giving the protein MDRVAVTGGSGFIGTNLIEFLSLRSDIEILNLDIKPPQEASGKKYWTKCDLLNPEDIYRNLREFRPNKVVHLGGRTDMLGTTLQDYAANHIGTANLISALQQISAVERVIFTSTQFVVGPGPLPLHDLDFRPHTVYGQSKVESEKTVRGADLDCIWTIIRPTNIWGKGHPRYPYEFWRVLKQGRYFHPGGKRVRRSYGYVGTIIQQIDTILKSPPELIDREVFYVGDPPMDLLEWTNAFALELTNHSVHVVPRPMLKAIAKIGDIVVRAGGKFPIFSSRYRSMTEDYVTPMEKTFERLGRPNITLEQGVKETVAWLRTTDPFWQQ; this is encoded by the coding sequence ATGGATAGAGTTGCTGTTACAGGTGGCAGCGGCTTTATCGGGACGAATCTCATTGAGTTCCTGTCCTTGCGGAGTGATATAGAAATTCTTAACTTAGATATCAAGCCACCACAAGAAGCGTCAGGTAAAAAGTACTGGACAAAATGCGATCTTCTGAATCCTGAAGATATATATAGGAACCTGCGTGAATTCCGGCCAAACAAAGTTGTACATCTTGGCGGAAGAACTGACATGCTGGGCACGACACTCCAGGATTATGCTGCAAATCACATCGGCACAGCGAATCTGATATCGGCGCTTCAGCAGATTTCGGCTGTAGAACGCGTTATATTCACCTCGACCCAGTTTGTCGTAGGTCCTGGTCCGCTCCCTCTTCACGATCTGGACTTTCGCCCCCACACTGTTTACGGGCAAAGCAAGGTTGAGTCGGAGAAGACTGTACGCGGAGCAGATCTTGATTGCATTTGGACTATCATTCGACCGACAAATATCTGGGGGAAGGGACATCCTCGCTACCCCTATGAATTCTGGCGCGTACTAAAACAGGGCCGTTATTTCCATCCAGGCGGGAAGCGAGTTCGACGATCCTACGGGTACGTGGGGACAATCATTCAGCAGATCGACACCATCCTCAAAAGCCCCCCTGAACTCATCGATCGCGAAGTATTCTACGTTGGGGACCCGCCAATGGATTTACTTGAGTGGACCAATGCATTTGCCTTGGAACTCACAAATCACTCCGTCCATGTCGTTCCTCGGCCAATGCTCAAAGCGATCGCAAAAATTGGAGACATCGTCGTTAGAGCCGGCGGTAAGTTCCCAATCTTCAGTTCACGGTACAGAAGCATGACGGAAGACTACGTGACGCCAATGGAAAAGACCTTTGAGCGGCTCGGCAGACCGAATATCACACTCGAACAAGGCGTAAAAGAGACAGTTGCCTGGCTCCGTACAACCGATCCATTCTGGCAACAATGA
- a CDS encoding glycoside hydrolase family 55 protein: MPSVKTYGAVGDGVTDDTGAIQRALADGRQDASTDYYGRPKALYFPPGTYLVSDTLRWIGCCVTLQGAGSSVSIIRLAPNANGFNDPAHAKPLIVTPQGITSFHQNIWDIGISIGPDNPGVTAVSYGSNNSGSVRDVNITSEDGMGATGIDLTGQYAGPLLIKNVAIQGFNVGIDLKNAEYSATFEELTLNQQNVAGIRNAQQTIVVRGLQSNNAVPAILNNGGGFVVLLDANLNGGSAARTAIESSSTFYLRNVTSTGYSATLLDKSSSTPVSVKGTVSEYLVGQPRSLTGSATSTSLKLSVSETPPSPSDPLLQWAAFKPAWYGDTSSLQALLNSGATTIYFPFASYFSYAEAKVTVPDTVTRVVGFSSVINGDPAGANGGGIRLVVNSSAPTPLVIEQFGYGLKIEHHGSRPIVVKDSFVNYSSSPGAGNLFMDDVEAGPFVVQGGQQLWARQLNIEGNGTKITNLGGSVWVLGLKTEGTGTVVDTSQGGQSEILGSLIYPSMAVSSTDVAFRSSNANASYLYSESVYCASCGYAVQVQETCSGKMAQVTSNSSASFRMPLFVGTAGCGNVASNATKKVQR, translated from the coding sequence ATGCCCTCAGTGAAGACTTACGGCGCAGTGGGTGACGGCGTGACGGATGATACCGGCGCAATTCAGCGTGCTCTGGCAGATGGCCGTCAGGATGCATCGACGGATTATTATGGGCGGCCGAAGGCATTGTATTTCCCGCCGGGGACTTATCTGGTCAGCGATACGCTGCGATGGATCGGCTGCTGTGTTACATTGCAAGGCGCCGGTTCGTCTGTGAGCATCATCCGTCTTGCGCCTAATGCGAATGGCTTTAATGATCCGGCTCATGCGAAGCCATTGATCGTAACTCCACAAGGAATTACATCGTTTCATCAAAATATCTGGGATATTGGGATCAGTATCGGTCCCGATAATCCGGGAGTAACTGCAGTAAGTTATGGCTCCAACAACAGCGGTTCTGTGCGCGACGTCAACATAACAAGCGAAGATGGAATGGGTGCGACCGGGATCGATCTCACGGGGCAGTATGCAGGGCCGTTGTTGATCAAAAATGTTGCGATACAAGGTTTTAATGTCGGAATTGATTTGAAGAATGCGGAGTACAGCGCAACGTTTGAGGAGCTCACTCTGAACCAGCAAAATGTAGCTGGCATTCGCAATGCGCAGCAGACGATCGTCGTGCGAGGTTTACAGAGCAACAATGCGGTTCCCGCGATTTTGAACAACGGCGGTGGTTTTGTAGTGCTGTTGGATGCGAATCTAAATGGTGGTAGTGCGGCTCGTACTGCGATTGAATCGAGCAGCACGTTTTACCTGAGAAACGTTACATCGACGGGGTATTCTGCGACGCTCCTGGATAAGTCAAGCTCAACACCTGTAAGCGTGAAGGGAACAGTGTCCGAGTATCTTGTAGGACAGCCGCGTAGTCTCACGGGTTCTGCAACGTCGACTAGTCTAAAGTTGAGTGTGAGCGAGACACCTCCGTCGCCAAGCGATCCGCTGCTGCAGTGGGCCGCATTCAAGCCTGCGTGGTATGGCGATACATCATCGTTGCAGGCATTGTTGAATAGCGGCGCCACTACTATTTACTTTCCGTTTGCATCCTATTTTTCTTACGCAGAGGCCAAGGTTACGGTTCCGGACACAGTGACTCGTGTCGTTGGGTTTTCTTCGGTGATCAATGGCGATCCGGCTGGCGCGAACGGCGGAGGTATCAGGCTTGTGGTAAACAGCAGCGCGCCTACGCCACTGGTCATTGAACAGTTTGGTTATGGCCTGAAAATTGAACATCATGGGAGCCGTCCAATCGTTGTGAAGGACAGCTTCGTCAATTATTCAAGCTCGCCTGGTGCAGGAAACTTGTTTATGGATGACGTCGAGGCCGGGCCATTTGTCGTGCAAGGTGGTCAACAGCTGTGGGCGCGACAACTGAATATAGAGGGGAACGGAACGAAGATCACTAACTTAGGCGGAAGTGTTTGGGTTTTGGGATTGAAGACGGAAGGCACTGGAACAGTGGTAGATACCTCACAAGGTGGCCAATCGGAAATATTAGGATCTCTGATTTATCCGTCGATGGCCGTCTCGTCCACTGACGTTGCGTTTCGTTCTTCTAATGCAAACGCTTCCTATCTCTACTCCGAGTCCGTTTATTGTGCGTCGTGCGGGTATGCGGTTCAAGTGCAAGAGACCTGTTCAGGAAAAATGGCGCAAGTGACAAGTAACTCTTCTGCTTCTTTCCGGATGCCGTTATTCGTGGGGACTGCCGGATGCGGCAATGTTGCGTCCAATGCTACAAAGAAGGTTCAGAGATAA